From a region of the Nocardioides ginsengisegetis genome:
- the mobF gene encoding MobF family relaxase, with protein MKFYRGAASAARAYVERDRSRADDYYLAEGTGIAERLTATPAGVARAGQMDGETYEQWVAGIDVDAGRKKGRVRDDANALRFVEVVVNGPKTWSLAAALHPDTSAALDKAQDAAAAEILGWVAAHATTRVGPRGRQVQVPVEKVEAAVIRHYTSRAGDPHRHLHLQINARVWAAGAWRGIHSVGIRDSIEAINGIGHAAVVTNPMFRSVLAAYGLTLDPETSEIRELAPYVGAFSARTGQIRRNVDRYEATWRSEHPVEEPGPRLREAWDRRAWAQARPDKVVPKDGQELVARWNDELRELGYTDPSAPVLLTGTRPGRIDRDSAAELVVSILGARRSAWNTADIRGKTDVLLAQTGLLADPAVRAELAEDITARATARCTRLLASTDVPEHVRSLTSPQVLEVEADLVTRLARRGSRPARKSRVGGRGLVRVDPVQAHVVEVLAGDGPLVVVEGAAGAGKTTALRSTQELLSRQGRRLLVVTPTLKAAEIAAVETGAEGRSAAWLIHQHGWRWDTDGHWARRPNPLPDPIARLRASDLLLVDEAGMLDQDTARALLTVADENGARIAFVGDRHQLPAVGRGGVLDHAVAWAHPTAIVTLDTVHRFTDPDYAALTLRMRTGEDPGAVFDTLHRRGQVVIHPSEAERTAALAEAGAAGDLVIADTRDQVADLNATIRDHHRRHRHDDPGTLGEITTAGGERIGLGDRVATRRNDPDLQAANRQTWTVTGIGADGSLVLYGHGRAREISADYATRFVELAYATTVHGTQGDTVGSAHFLVGEHTGAASAYVAMTRGRETNTAHLVAADLEGARSQWIEVIGRDRADLGPAHARRQAIDAIDRYGTQPRHRPVPAASPSPGGDHSLSI; from the coding sequence GTGAAGTTCTACCGCGGTGCCGCTAGTGCCGCCCGCGCCTACGTCGAACGGGATCGCTCCCGGGCCGATGACTACTACCTCGCCGAGGGCACCGGCATCGCCGAGCGACTCACCGCGACCCCAGCTGGCGTCGCGAGAGCCGGTCAGATGGACGGCGAAACCTACGAGCAGTGGGTCGCCGGGATCGACGTCGATGCCGGACGCAAGAAGGGACGGGTCCGCGACGACGCGAACGCGCTGCGGTTCGTCGAGGTGGTCGTCAACGGACCCAAGACCTGGTCGCTGGCCGCGGCCCTGCACCCAGACACCTCTGCTGCATTGGACAAAGCCCAAGACGCCGCGGCCGCCGAGATCCTCGGCTGGGTAGCCGCTCACGCCACGACTCGGGTCGGGCCGCGCGGCCGGCAGGTGCAAGTCCCGGTCGAGAAGGTCGAGGCAGCCGTGATCCGGCACTACACGTCGCGGGCCGGCGACCCGCACCGCCATCTACATCTGCAGATCAACGCCCGCGTCTGGGCGGCCGGCGCGTGGCGCGGCATCCACTCGGTCGGGATCCGCGACAGCATCGAGGCCATCAACGGCATCGGGCACGCGGCCGTCGTCACGAACCCGATGTTCCGGTCGGTGCTCGCCGCGTACGGGCTCACGCTCGACCCGGAGACGAGCGAGATCCGCGAGCTGGCTCCGTACGTGGGGGCGTTCAGCGCCCGGACCGGGCAGATCCGTCGCAACGTCGACCGTTACGAGGCGACCTGGCGCAGCGAGCACCCCGTTGAGGAGCCTGGTCCCCGGCTACGGGAGGCGTGGGACCGGCGGGCATGGGCGCAGGCGCGCCCCGACAAGGTCGTCCCCAAGGACGGGCAGGAGTTGGTGGCCCGCTGGAACGACGAGCTCCGCGAGCTGGGCTACACCGACCCGAGCGCGCCTGTACTGCTGACGGGGACGAGGCCGGGACGGATCGACCGCGATTCCGCAGCCGAGCTGGTTGTCTCGATCCTCGGTGCGAGGAGGTCGGCATGGAACACCGCAGACATCCGCGGCAAGACCGACGTTCTTCTCGCCCAGACCGGTCTCCTGGCCGACCCCGCGGTGCGGGCCGAGCTCGCCGAGGACATCACCGCGCGGGCGACGGCCCGGTGCACCAGGTTGCTCGCCAGCACCGATGTACCTGAGCACGTCCGGTCTCTGACCTCACCGCAGGTCCTCGAGGTCGAGGCCGACCTCGTCACCCGGCTCGCGCGACGAGGATCTCGGCCAGCCCGCAAGTCCCGGGTCGGCGGGCGCGGACTGGTGAGGGTCGATCCGGTCCAGGCGCACGTGGTCGAGGTTCTGGCCGGCGACGGGCCGTTGGTGGTGGTCGAAGGTGCCGCGGGCGCCGGGAAGACCACGGCCCTGCGCTCGACGCAGGAGCTGCTGTCCAGACAGGGGCGTCGGCTCCTGGTGGTGACGCCGACGTTGAAGGCCGCGGAGATCGCCGCGGTCGAGACCGGTGCCGAGGGTCGCTCCGCGGCGTGGTTGATCCACCAGCACGGCTGGCGCTGGGACACCGACGGCCACTGGGCACGCCGACCGAACCCCCTGCCCGATCCGATAGCCCGACTCCGGGCCAGTGACCTCCTGCTCGTCGACGAGGCCGGGATGCTCGACCAAGACACCGCCCGGGCGCTCCTGACGGTCGCCGACGAGAACGGCGCGCGGATCGCGTTCGTCGGCGACCGGCACCAGCTCCCGGCAGTCGGCCGCGGCGGCGTTCTGGACCACGCCGTCGCCTGGGCGCACCCGACCGCCATCGTCACCCTGGACACGGTGCACCGGTTCACCGACCCCGACTACGCCGCCCTGACCCTGCGGATGCGCACCGGCGAGGACCCCGGCGCCGTGTTCGACACCCTTCATCGCCGCGGCCAGGTCGTGATCCACCCCTCCGAGGCCGAACGAACCGCCGCGCTCGCTGAGGCCGGCGCCGCCGGCGACTTGGTCATCGCAGACACCCGCGACCAGGTCGCCGACCTCAACGCCACCATCCGCGACCACCACCGCCGCCACCGCCACGACGACCCGGGCACGCTTGGGGAGATCACCACTGCTGGCGGCGAGCGGATCGGGCTGGGCGACCGGGTCGCGACCCGACGCAACGACCCTGACCTGCAGGCCGCAAACCGTCAGACCTGGACCGTCACCGGGATCGGGGCCGACGGCAGCCTCGTCCTGTACGGCCATGGACGGGCACGGGAGATATCAGCCGACTACGCGACCCGCTTCGTCGAGCTCGCCTACGCCACCACCGTCCACGGAACCCAAGGTGACACCGTCGGATCGGCACACTTCCTGGTCGGTGAACACACCGGGGCCGCGTCGGCGTACGTCGCCATGACCCGCGGCCGCGAGACCAACACGGCCCACCTCGTCGCCGCGGACCTCGAGGGAGCCAGGAGCCAGTGGATCGAGGTAATCGGCCGCGACCGCGCCGACCTCGGACCAGCCCACGCGCGACGCCAGGCGATCGATGCCATCGACCGCTACGGCACCCAACCCCGACACCGACCGGTGCCGGCGGCGTCACCCTCACCGGGCGGCGACCACAGCCTCAGCATTTGA
- a CDS encoding helix-turn-helix domain-containing protein, whose translation MAFQSMIGDHWDVEPMTVIESARRAAGLSQRRLAELARTQQSSVSEYESHRKSPTLEVVERLLEAADHELLVRPRVFFDRIEDRVVGAFWVPDRLWSVPMPQCLARVQVLKYIFDTDDHQVWDLSDPTERIGYFELVLVHGLPEMLLDSVDGVLLIQAWPHMVLPDVVREAWRPVIEAATRSQDRGPRDPGGLSARIADEIGMAWPPPAQSGRRRRR comes from the coding sequence ATGGCATTCCAATCGATGATCGGCGATCATTGGGATGTGGAGCCGATGACGGTGATCGAGTCTGCGAGGCGGGCTGCTGGGTTGTCGCAGCGCCGGTTGGCGGAACTGGCTCGGACGCAGCAGTCGTCGGTCTCGGAGTACGAGTCGCACCGCAAGTCGCCGACGCTGGAGGTGGTCGAGCGTCTCCTCGAGGCGGCGGACCATGAGTTGCTGGTGAGGCCGAGGGTCTTCTTCGACCGGATCGAGGATCGTGTGGTCGGCGCGTTCTGGGTTCCGGACCGGTTGTGGTCGGTGCCGATGCCTCAGTGCTTGGCCCGGGTGCAGGTGTTGAAGTACATCTTCGATACCGACGACCACCAGGTCTGGGACCTCTCGGACCCGACCGAACGGATCGGCTACTTCGAGCTGGTCCTGGTGCATGGGCTTCCGGAGATGCTCTTGGACTCGGTCGATGGCGTGTTGTTGATCCAGGCCTGGCCGCACATGGTTCTCCCCGACGTGGTCCGCGAGGCCTGGCGGCCGGTGATCGAGGCGGCCACCAGATCGCAGGACCGAGGGCCGCGCGATCCGGGCGGACTCAGCGCCCGGATCGCAGATGAGATCGGGATGGCCTGGCCACCGCCGGCTCAAAGCGGTCGCCGGCGCAGGCGTTGA
- a CDS encoding helix-turn-helix domain-containing protein → MTAPLIDPAKIRIPARNPGDDMLTLQEACAYLRIPEGTLRYWRHLGAGPRSFKIGRHVRYWRADLVLWLTEQTNRAQDRR, encoded by the coding sequence ATGACTGCACCGCTGATCGACCCCGCCAAGATCCGCATTCCGGCCAGGAATCCCGGCGACGACATGCTCACCCTCCAGGAAGCCTGCGCCTACCTCCGGATCCCCGAAGGCACCCTGCGGTACTGGCGCCACCTCGGCGCTGGACCCCGCAGCTTCAAGATCGGCCGCCACGTCCGCTACTGGCGCGCCGACCTCGTCCTCTGGCTCACCGAACAGACCAACCGTGCACAGGACCGACGGTGA
- a CDS encoding type II CAAX endopeptidase family protein encodes MTGEPAGAAVPGRLPYQQVHLAGRVAWWRPVVGTTMLIALMLVVVPIVWQVPFAIAFAIQGRPLGDSMTQLLDLGDPTPAGLAYLNLVLASAIPVTWLLTRVMHGLRPRWLASVMPRIRWRWLLTCFGLAFIGLFATLVVSSLLPAQGEGTDMSGHLNDFGRTTQEFALVVLLLTPLQAAGEEYAFRGYLTQAFGGLFRTPYAAVLGPALLFALAHGAQSAPVFFDRFAFGIVAGILVILTGGLEAGIAMHVLNNWLAFGLALAFGNMGSTLNPSGGSWWSIPATLTQSLVYLALVVWTARRKGLETTMDRGVLVAPEPSV; translated from the coding sequence GTGACGGGGGAGCCGGCCGGGGCGGCCGTTCCCGGCCGGCTGCCCTACCAGCAGGTCCACCTCGCCGGCCGGGTCGCCTGGTGGCGGCCCGTCGTCGGCACGACGATGCTGATCGCGCTGATGCTCGTCGTGGTGCCGATCGTGTGGCAGGTGCCGTTCGCGATCGCCTTCGCGATCCAGGGGCGCCCGCTGGGCGACTCGATGACGCAGCTGCTCGACCTCGGAGACCCGACTCCCGCGGGCCTGGCCTACCTCAACCTCGTGCTGGCCTCGGCGATCCCCGTGACCTGGCTGCTCACCAGGGTGATGCACGGGCTGCGGCCGCGCTGGCTCGCGTCGGTGATGCCGCGGATCCGCTGGCGCTGGCTGCTGACCTGCTTCGGGCTCGCCTTCATCGGGCTCTTCGCGACCCTCGTCGTCTCCTCGCTGCTGCCTGCGCAGGGCGAGGGCACCGACATGAGTGGGCACCTCAACGACTTCGGCCGCACCACGCAGGAGTTCGCCCTGGTCGTGCTGCTGCTGACGCCGCTGCAGGCCGCGGGGGAGGAGTACGCCTTCCGCGGCTACCTCACGCAGGCCTTCGGCGGCCTGTTCCGCACGCCGTACGCCGCGGTCCTGGGGCCCGCCCTGCTCTTCGCCCTGGCGCACGGCGCCCAGAGCGCGCCGGTGTTCTTCGACCGGTTCGCGTTCGGCATCGTCGCGGGCATCCTGGTGATCCTCACCGGCGGCCTCGAGGCCGGCATCGCGATGCACGTGCTGAACAACTGGCTGGCCTTCGGCCTGGCCCTCGCGTTCGGCAACATGGGCTCCACGCTGAACCCTTCGGGGGGCAGCTGGTGGAGCATCCCGGCGACCCTCACCCAGTCGCTCGTCTACCTCGCGCTGGTCGTGTGGACGGCCCGTCGCAAGGGCCTGGAAACCACCATGGACCGGGGCGTTTTGGTGGCCCCGGAACCCTCCGTGTAA